In one Hypomesus transpacificus isolate Combined female chromosome 18, fHypTra1, whole genome shotgun sequence genomic region, the following are encoded:
- the LOC124480777 gene encoding 5'-nucleotidase domain-containing protein 2-like encodes MAFKKLGTSLSRALWNNGSRTPPPARSKKSNCVFTICDEYSGFQRAEEKKCEGCESGSCRSDPAVLSPSAPSAPAVHSLKRPEEPVAVLGRSYSSTALKVDHKTYLWARYNEMKRLVHDLIPPGVCNLLNSSTIYANNEVSLAEVDIYGFDYDYTLALYSNALNTMIFNTARDFLVQHYKYPEGISKYDYIPNFAARGLHYDIQKGLLMKIDAFHYIQKGTVYRGLRPVPDEEVLQLYEGTHHVPLHQFSGFYGKGPKMKQFMDIFSLPEMTLLAVANDFFISNNIEYDPIHLYKDVSDAIGMVHIKGYMYKWIMQDLEKYILRGEETYAVLHRLVSQGKKLFLITNSPFSFVDKGMMYMVGKDWRDFFDVVIVQADKPHFFNDCVKPFRRLDGNGDLQWDKINSLDKGQVYKQGNLYDFLRLTGWRGSRVLYFGDHLYSDLADLMLRHGWRTGAIVPELELETKVVNTEQYAQSLTWLQALTGLVERMQMYRDPESMVVLQDWLMEREELRAMTKNLFNPQFGSIFRTCHNPTYFSRRLCRFSDVYMASISCLLNYDLSYTFYPRRTPLQHEAPLWMDQLCTGCMKTPFLEEMAHIR; translated from the exons ATGGCCTTTAAGAAACTGGGTACTTCTCTGAGCCGTGCGTTATGGAACAACGGTAGCAGAACACCGCCTCCTGCGAGATCAAAGAAAAGTAACTGTGTTTTCACAATATGCGATGAATATTCTGGGTTccagagagcagaagagaagaAATGTGAAGGCTGTGAATCAGGTTCGTGCAGGTCGGATCCAGCGGTGTTGTCACCCAGCGCTCCCTCCGCACCTGCCGTTCACAGCCTCAAGCGACCCGAGGAGCCTGTCGCTGTGTTAGGACGATCGTACTCGTCTACAGCCCTAAAAGTGGATCATAAGACATACTTGTGGGCTCGTTATAATGAGATGAAACGTCTTGTGCATG ACCTGATTCCTCCAGGTGTTTGTAACCTGCTCAATTCTTCCACCATTTATGCCAACAATGAGGTGAGCCTGGCAGAGGTGGACATATATGGCTTTGACTATGATTACACTCTGGCCCTCTACTCCAACGCCCTCAACACCATGATCTTCAACACCGCCCGGGACTTCCTCGTCCAACACTACAAG TACCCTGAAGGTATCAGCAAATATGATTACATCCCAAACTTTGCTGCACGGGGGCTTCACTATGATATTCAAAAA GGACTCCTGATGAAGATAGATGCTTTCCATTACATTCAGAAAGGAACAGTCTACAG GGGCCTGAGGCCAGTGCCAGATGAAGAGGTCCTGCAGCTCTATGAGGGGACTCACCATGTCCCTCTCCATCAATTCAGTGGCTTCTATGGAAAG GGCCCCAAAATGAAGCAGTTCATGGACATCTTCTCCCTCCCAGAGATGACCCTCCTTGCAGTGGCAAATGATTTCTTCATATCCAACAACATAGAATATGATCCAATTCACCTCTACAAAGATGTTTCA GATGCAATTGGAATGGTTCACATAAAAGGCTACATGTACAAATGGATCATGCAAGACCTGG AGAAGTACAttctgagaggggaggagacataTGCTGTACTGCACCGCCTAGTCAGTcaggggaagaaactgttcctCATCACCAACAGTCCCTTCAGCTTTGT GGACAAAGGGATGATGTACATGGTAGGAAAGGATTGGAGGGACTTTTTCGATGTGGTTATCGTTCAAGCAGATAAACCCCACTTCTTCAATGATTGTGTcaa ACCGTTCAGGCGCTTGGACGGGAACGGGGACCTCCAGTGGGACAAAATTAACAGTTTAGACAAAGGACAGGTCTACAAACAA GGGAACCTGTATGACTTCCTTAGACTGACAGGATGGAGGGGGTCCAGAGTTCTTTACTTTGGAGACCATCTGTATAGTGACCTCGCC GACCTGATGCTGCGTCATGGCTGGCGTACTGGAGCCATAGTGCCTGAGCTGGAACTGGAGACTAAGGTGGTGAACACCGAGCAGTATGCCCAGAGCCTCACCTGGCTCCAGGCTCTCACAGGCCTGGTGGAGCGCATGCAG ATGTACCGAGATCCAGAGTCTATGGTGGTGCTCCAGGACtggctgatggagagagaggagctcaG GGCAATGACAAAGAACCTTTTTAATCCTCAATTCGGCAGCATCTTCCGCACCTGTCATAATCCAACCTACTTCTCCAGGCGTCTGTGTCGCTTTTCAGACGTGTACATGGCCTCCATCAGCTGCCTGTTGAACTATGACCTGTCCTACACATTCTACCCTCGTCGTACCCCGCTGCAGCACGAGGCGCCCCTGTGGATGGACCAACTGTGCACTGGCTGCATGAAGACCCCCTTCCTGGAGGAGATGGCTCACATCCGCTAA